Genomic window (Verrucomicrobiota bacterium):
GGCTGGTGACGTACGTCTCAAAAACGCGAACCGGCTTCAGCCGTTTCCGAGGTTGACGAAAAAGTGCAGCTCCCGAAACCTGGAGAGCCTGAAGCACGGAACGTCGTAAGCAGACAACCTGGAACCCAGCAGGCCCGGTGTGAAAAGCGGGATCCCTGAACGGAAAGCCGCGTAGCCCCGTTTTGTCCTGGTCTCCCTTGACAAGGGCGCGGGGCAGGTCGTCTTTGGTGGACGGGGCAAGAAATTCCCCCCTTGGAGGAGGTGGCTTTCGACGGCGTGGCGGCGGGCCAACCAACTAACCTTTACCTGTTAACTGTGCATGCTCCTGGCCACGGCATATACGCAAGGCTCGACAGGGGTGGATGCATTTAACGGCGGGGCGATTCCGCGGACAAAGGCCTTCGCGACACCGTTTCCGGCGCCACCAGACCAGCATCGGCTTGGATCGATTTCCGCCTTCAACGTTCCTACGAAGAATGAACATAAATCATGCCGGATAAGTGAATTCTAGCGCAAGGGTCACGTCGGCGCGTTTCAGAGAGATCGTGTCGCTGAGCGGACCTTGCAGGAGGAAAATCATGGCTTCATACATCTACATCCCCATAATGACGGGTGAAATGGCGGCGATGGCAACCGACTGGAATAATGGCCGTACCCGATTAGGAAAAGCCCCCTATCAGATTCTCGGGGCTGACTCAAGCGGCATCGGCAAAGCGCTGCGGCGTCAGTTCGGCGGGGGCTATTTAAGCAACGTAACTGCTGCCGACAAAGTATACATCCTTGCCCACGGGGTTAAAGCTCAGCTAAATGACGGGGCATTAAGCATCGGCGTGCAACGTGGAGCGCAATATGTCCCGGATGGAAATTCTCTCACCGGATATTCTGCGCAAGGTGGAGCGTGGAAGTATTATTCCGCCATTGAGCTTGCCAGACATTTAGAGAAAGAAGGGCTGCCAAAAACCTTTGTTGACCTGCGATTATTTTGCTGCTCCGCAGGTCTGACGGCGACCTTCCAAGGTAACCCAGTGGCACCGTATGCGCAAAGACTGAAAGCTGCTTTAACAGCGCGTGGGTATAATGCGATCGTCGTCACCGGGTATCGCGGGGATCTGAATTGCCAATATAACCATTATTGTGCTCCGGGTACAATCGTGGCCATGGGTTCGGCAATCCAAGGTAGGGGCAAAGGCGTGAAGTTGCCGGGTGATACCTATTGTTCAAGAGCCAAGAACGGCCGTGTGCAATTCTAAAGCGTGGCCTCGGACGTTCGGCTCGCAGGGACACGGGATTGCCTAATGGTCGCGAGGCCCACGGGACGGAAGCGGTCGGAGTCGTCCGAGGCCGGGAAAGCCGTCCGCATGGGGAAGGGCCGCAGGTACTCGGACGGCCGAAGGGGAAGGCAGCCGCAATGGCAACTGCCGAGACCGGTTTGCCGGTGAACAATTACTTAGCGAGATGCGTGAGCTGAGCCAAAAAGTGCTGTCGGGTTCGGTCCCTGGGCGTCCGCCGACGCCCTCGCAAAATTGTTCCAAAATGCCCTGATCTCAGCGCCATTCCGATTTGGGGCCTATTTGCGGCTATCTGAAGTCAGAGCCGGACGGATCCGCCCTCGCGGAAAAAGACCGGCAAATGTTCGATCGGGGCAGGTTCATTGACTACTTGGCCGCCGTCAAGAACTGCTCCAGTCCCATGGCTGACCCACCGGGCTCCCGCAGGCAGGTAAACGTCACGGGCCCGTTGCCCCTCAAACAAGATGGGCGCAACCAGCACGTCCGGCCCAAACATGTAGGCATCCTCCACCGCCCAGGCTTGGCCGTCTTGTGGGAAGTCGAAGAATAGCGGCCGCATGATCGGAGCCCCCCTTCGATGGGCCTCGGCCATTAAGCCGCGGAGGTACGGGCGCAGGCGTTCACGGAGGCGCAAGTAGTTTTCCAAAATGCCGTAGGCTTCCTGGCCGAAGCTCCAGAGCTCGTTCGGCGCGCCGCTGGCGCATTGGCCGCCGCCACTCACCGACAGCGGTTTGTTGTGGGGCTCTCGATCCCCGTGCATGCGCAGCACGGGCGAAAAGGTGGCGAATTGAAACCACCGGATCAGGCATTCTCGAAACGAGGGGTCGGTGTTCACCCCGCCATGGAACCCCCCGATGTCGGTCGTCCACCAAGGGATCCCCGCCAGCCCCATGTTTAAGCCCGCAGCAAGCTGAATGCGCAACGATTCAAAGCTCGAATCGATATCGCCCGACCAAACGAGCGCGCCGTAGCGCTGGCTGCCCGCCCAGGCGCACCGGACAAGGTTGACGATGTGCTCCTGCTTCTCAGCAACCATGCCTTCATAAAAACCCTGCGCGTACTTCAGCGGGTAGATGTTGCCCGCTTGGAGCGTTGACCCGAGGTGATAACGGTAATTGTCAAAGTCATACACGGCGTATTCAGGTTCCGCCTCATCCAGCCAGAAAATCCTGACGCCCTTGTCATAATAGTTTTGCTTGATGAGCTTCCAGACGTGCTCTCGCGCCTTCGGGTTGGTGGCGTCGAAGAACACCGTGTCACCGAGAAACTCCATGGTGGTCGCGACCCCGCGTTCAGCCCTCACCAGCAACCCTTTGGCGTGCATTTCCGCAAACTGTGAGCAGTTGCGGTCGATGGTCGGCCAGACCGACACCATCAGCTTGATGCCCCAAGCCTCGAGTTGCGCCACCATCGCGGCCGGGTCCGGCCAGTAGGCGGGGTCAAATTGGTATTCGCCTTGGAGCGGCCAATGGAAGAAATCCACGACGATGACGTCGAGGGGCAGGCCACGTTGCTTGTAATCGCGCGCGACGCTGAGCAGTTCGTCTTGGGTCTGGTAGCGCAGCTTGCTCTGCCACAGCCCCAAGCCGTATTCAGGCATCAGGGGAACCGTCCCGGTCACCTCGGCGTAGTTGGATAAAATTTGGGCGGGCTCATCGCCTGCCGTGACCCAATAGTCGATCTGCTTGGCCGATAGGGCCGTCCATTCGGTGCAATTCTTGCCGAAGGTGACTTTGCCAATGGCCGGATTGTTCCAGAGGAAGCCGTACCCGAGGCTCGACAAGGCAAAAGGCACCGACGCTTGCGAGTTGCGCTGCGCGAGTTCGAGCACGCAGTTTTTCTGATTCAGGAAGCCATGCTGGTACTGACCCATGCCGAAGAGCTTTTCATCGGGCCGGGATTCAAAGCGCACCGTCAAGGCGTAATCGCCGCCCGGGATCGGTTTGAGTTCGCGCGGGTGGATAGAGAGGGCGCTGTTGAAGTAGGTGACCGCTTCCGGGTCAACTTGCTCGTCGCCTCGCTGCATGTTGCCGAGCCTGATGCGCATAAACTCTTGCAACAGGATCTCGCCCTTCTGGTTAAGGAACGTGACCTGTCCTCTCGGGTCAATGCGAGCCGTAAGCCGGCCGTGAGTGATCGAGGCGGAACCGTCTGCCGGGAGGAGGATCTCCGCAGGCTCCGAACGTCCTCCGGGGAGCAGGGCCCAGTCTTCGCCTTCGAAGCTTGCCCGCATGGCGCTTCGGACCCGCAGGCTGTCCTTGCCCCAGGGTTCGATGACGAGCGTCTCGCCGGCATATTCGCGAATGAGGGAGTGATTCTGTTGATGGAACATCGCGTCAGCTCCAAAATAAAGTGCTGGTCTCGCTTTTCATGTCGTTTCTTGGGGTGGCTTTAACGTCTTCAGAAGCGGATGCACCATAAAGTGCGGGGCCGCTCACGCCCGCCGTAAGAGCAATTGCACCAGGTTGAGCAAGAGCACCAGCAGAACCACGGAAACTGTTGCGACCAGACCAGAAAAAACCGTACCCAACAAGGGCGGAGGCCCCGTGTCCCGGCAAAAGGCCTTGTGCAGCAATTGATCGGCTCCCGCCCTTGTGTTACCCCAGAGGCGTGGGGTTCTGGTGCAAATTCCTTTAAGTGTATGTTTTTGTTGGCCGAGGGGTTTTGCAGATCTCCCAGGCTGCTCAACTCTCTTCCGCCCGGTCCGGGGCACGCTCAAGGCTAGCGAGCCGCTGGCGCTGGTGCAGAATCTACCACACCTTGGGGGACGTCATATCTGATCGGGCCGGCTCGGCGCCATGGCCTTAATCAGGTTGGGGGGCGGCGGCGGCCGCGCCCGCCCGGGTCGTGCGCGGCCGGAAGGCCCGTTACGTGCCCCGGCGGGTTGCTTGCGCGTGGGGCAGGCCGGTTTGGGCGCGGGGTTGGTCCCGTTTCGGGGGCGTTTCAGGCTGGGAACAGGAGGGCGTAATGGGGGAGCATAAAAAGTTGTGGTACGCTCAGGCTACGACCCCTGGGCTTTACACCGGCCGGAAGGACCGGTGTAAGGTCCGGAACGCCTCCTCCAGGGTGTAGCCTGAGGGCATGAACGCGTACCGTGAAAAACCAGGGGCAATGGGCAGCCAACGATCGTCGGCGTTCTTGCTCGGTTCCCTCACGCCTGCTTGCTTCGCGAAGGTAAGCCTCCCTTAAAGCACAGCGGGTGGCGCCGGTTTGCCCATCTCGCGCGCGAAGGGCAGTTGCGCTTAAACCAAAGGACGGCGGAGCAAAAACGCTTCCGTAAGTGGATTCAGCGCGGTTCTTCCAGATAGAAGGCGTGCTCTCCTGCGGTGCCGACAATCAACATCAGCCCCGGTAAGCCGGCTTTTGAGCCATTTCCGTGCTGATCTCTCCCAGCGCGTGACGGTCCTTGTCACTTTGGCCTACGCTGCAGCCCTCCGGATGCGAATGCCATTCGCCGACGTAATCAAGGTTCAGTAGCGTGCGCTCCCGAATGCCATCAACCGTGCGGGCAAGGCCACGACAGCCGCGTTTGTAAGAGGTGGGCCATTGTTCGCTGTCCGGTGGTGAGGGCAGCATGTCCACCACGTAAAGAATCCGGCGCTGCATGTCGTAGGAGCCCAGCAGCACGCCGCCGGTTTCATTAGGCAGCTGCAGCTGCCGGGAACGGCTTGCCGCACGCAAGAGGCTCTCGTCTGTGCAGATTACCCATCCGCCGACAGTTTGGGTGATTACCGGTTCTGGTGGGATGTCGATGCGAATGACCTGCATCCTCTGATCCAACTTCCAGATGGAAATGGTCGCGTTCAAGGCATCGGCAGATTCACGGAAAGCGTTGGCGCCGTGATGGCTGATCTCAATTTCGATTTTTCTTGGTCTTGATGCCGATGGGTGCTCCATGGAAACAAGCCACTGCCCGCGCGCGACTTGGCCCAATTTATCTTGGTAATATTTGGCGGCTTGGAAGTGCGGCGGTTGAGGGGTCTCCGAGAACGGGATCGGGTCGCTTGAGCACACCAAGATCGCCCCCTCGCCACGTTGGCCATAGAGCCAGTCGATGTTCGGCGTCGGGATCGTCTTTACCTCGCCTTTCTCTTCATAGAGCGAGAAGGCGCTGCAGTGGTGCGGAAGCTTGCAGATGTCCCACCACAGCCGCTCCATACGCTTTTTTGAGCGCGTGATCCCAATGAGGGCATCGAGTGGATCCCACCGGATGTCCGCCAGCATCAGCGACCGGGTGAGCGTACCGGCGACCGAGAAAGTGGCTTGCAGCACGAGGCAATTGTCGTTCCGGTTGATGACCACCTCTTCATTTTGACGATGGCCAAAAGGCGAGTGGACGAAAAACTCCATGCCGTCATCGGCCAACGTCAGCCCGGGCACCAATTGACCGGCATCCGTGATCAGGTGCGCCCGCGACTCTAACGACAGCCCTTCTGCTTTGAACCACTCCCTGAGGTGATCTGGCCGGGAAAACACCCGAATCCCGGACCCTTGGCGCGACCGGTGGCGGGCCTCTTGCCGCGAAGTTAGGTCTTTCACCTTTGTTACACCGCGGTCGATAAACTCAATGACCGGCCACAAATCTTTAACGCCCAGTACGGGTTTTTCCGCTGCCTTCTCACCCTCTTCAGCCTTCTTGGGTTGCTTTCCGCCGTGGTTGCCGTGACGCAATGGCAGGCTTTGCCGGAGAAGCGCTGGTTACTTGCGGCATTACCGCTCTCAGCCGCAGTGGCAGCATGGCTTTCGTATGAGCGTTGCAAAAAGCGCGGCGAAGACTTCGCAAAGTCCGTATTCGATTTGTTCCTTGCCTCCGATGGCGCTCAGCCGGACACGCGGTTATAGGATGGAAACGGGTGTGAAGCCCGAGTTGGGGACGAGCATTCATGCTGGGCGATTCGACGCAGATTTCGGGTGGACGGATCGGCTAATTGCTCCCGGCGTCACGGTCGTGCATTAAAGGCGCATCGCGGCTTTAGAGGGCAAGGGGCCACTTGCCAGTTCTTTGCGCAGCATCCAGTCGGCCAGTTGCTGGTCAGCGGCCCCCGTGGCCAGCTTGGCCTTGAGTGCGTCGGCGTCGAGGCCCGCGAACCCGAAGAACTGCCGGTCCAAGGGGCAGTTATACCGGTAGGGCCCGGCTCGGCCCACCAATTCCGCACGGCACTTGTCGACGGCGCGGGCGGCCACGGCCGGGATCGGCCCCAACGGCGCGCAAACGCTGCGGGGTCTTGGACCCGCAGGTCGCGGGCCAAGAGTCGGCCAGCTTGATGGCCGGTTGGGGCGCAGCGTTGCTCTCAGGAGCCATTTCGGTTAAGGAACCAAGGCCCACGCTCGGGCGCAAGGGTGCAAACGCGTTGAATCTCCATTGGCATAGCGGCGTCGTGGGCGGGGTTAGGGTGGGGGCGATGGCGGCAGGTGAAGCCCCAGCGGAGGGACAATCTCGGGAGCTGCCGTGGGTGCGTTCGGCACGGCGTAGGCCTCCTTGGGAAAGTTTGGGTCGGGGACGGCTCAGGCCAAGATGAGGTTTACCCGGGCGTGCGATCCCAGTCGGCCGGGGCGCAAATCTTTGGATCTGTGGCTACAGAAAGCCGTGAAGGCGCAAAATCGTAAGCACGGAGGCCCGTAAATACAGAACGCAGCGGTGGGGGCGACGACTTGTGGGGTCAGCCTTAAGGACGCGTATCCCCAGTGGCCCCTTGCAGGAGGGTGGCCAGGGCCGAGGGTGAGCAACCCACCCGGGCCGCAATGGCGGCCACGTCTTCGGCCCGGTGGTCCGCGCGGGGGCGCAGGCAGAGCGCCAACCGGGGCAACCGGTCGGGCGGCAGCCCGAGGTACGCAGCTAACTGCGGGCCGCTCCAGCCTTGTTGCTCCTGAAAACGCGCGAGCGGCCATGCCATGAACGGCGGGCGGGTGCGGGCGCGCCGAGCGGCTCGAAACATCAGATCGGCCCCGATTTCGGTCTCCCTGTCACGCGTCGTCATCCTGTAAAGGATTCCCCGCCGCCGGCGGAAGTTCGATAAGGCCGGGACAGCGGTGACCTCTAAGGCAGCCGCGGAAAAGGGCGCAACGCGCCTCCCGACAGCACCCGGATGGGATCGCCTTCGTGCAGGATGCCCCCTTGGATGATCCGCGCGCAGAGGCCGGCCCCTTCGCCCAGGGCGCGCGTCATGCGCGGCTGGGTCAGGCGTTCCAGGTAAGCGCACGGCGGGCGGGGCCGCTCATACTCAAGCACGGCTTCCCCGAAGGAAAAGCGGCGACCGCGCAGTTCGGCATGGGCAATGCCGCGCGTGACCAAGTTGCGCCGATGCTCGCCCTGGCTCACCTGAACCCCGAAGCCGGCCTCCATCCGCTCCAGCGCTTCGGCTTCAATGAGGGTCACTTGGCAGGCGTTATGCCCCGAGTAGTAGCCGGTGCCGAGCAGGTAACGATCCCCAGCCAGACCGCGTCCGGCAAGGGCTTCCACCTCGTGGACGCGTTGCATCCCGGCACCTGCATGCGCAGTGATGAAGATGGCTTCAAGAAAGGCGTCGCTCATGTTGCCGTACGGGGGTTTACCACCTCAAGAGTCAATTGCATTTATTGGGACGTGCATTGCAAATGCCGCATCACCTCTGAAAACGCGGTTCGGGAAGTTGCCCGAACGGCATGTGCCGAGCTTGCCTTTTCAAGGTTCGTCTCAATAATTGAATACGACAGCGGCAGGAAAGCATGCCGTCTCACCCCCTCCGGCTTCCCCATCCTACGGAGAGCCCAGTTCACCCCTGGAACATTTATGCCTGAGCAGCCCACCTTCCTGAGCCTGATCACTGGATCATTCGCCACGCCGGCGGCTCAAAACCCGACCGTAGCGATGATTGAGGCTGCCTATGAACACCACCGCATCAACGCGCGTTACAT
Coding sequences:
- a CDS encoding DUF5069 domain-containing protein, with the translated sequence MAARAVDKCRAELVGRAGPYRYNCPLDRQFFGFAGLDADALKAKLATGAADQQLADWMLRKELASGPLPSKAAMRL
- a CDS encoding MOSC domain-containing protein gives rise to the protein MSDAFLEAIFITAHAGAGMQRVHEVEALAGRGLAGDRYLLGTGYYSGHNACQVTLIEAEALERMEAGFGVQVSQGEHRRNLVTRGIAHAELRGRRFSFGEAVLEYERPRPPCAYLERLTQPRMTRALGEGAGLCARIIQGGILHEGDPIRVLSGGALRPFPRLP
- a CDS encoding Mov34/MPN/PAD-1 family protein, encoding MEFFVHSPFGHRQNEEVVINRNDNCLVLQATFSVAGTLTRSLMLADIRWDPLDALIGITRSKKRMERLWWDICKLPHHCSAFSLYEEKGEVKTIPTPNIDWLYGQRGEGAILVCSSDPIPFSETPQPPHFQAAKYYQDKLGQVARGQWLVSMEHPSASRPRKIEIEISHHGANAFRESADALNATISIWKLDQRMQVIRIDIPPEPVITQTVGGWVICTDESLLRAASRSRQLQLPNETGGVLLGSYDMQRRILYVVDMLPSPPDSEQWPTSYKRGCRGLARTVDGIRERTLLNLDYVGEWHSHPEGCSVGQSDKDRHALGEISTEMAQKPAYRG
- a CDS encoding glycoside hydrolase family 31 protein; its protein translation is MFHQQNHSLIREYAGETLVIEPWGKDSLRVRSAMRASFEGEDWALLPGGRSEPAEILLPADGSASITHGRLTARIDPRGQVTFLNQKGEILLQEFMRIRLGNMQRGDEQVDPEAVTYFNSALSIHPRELKPIPGGDYALTVRFESRPDEKLFGMGQYQHGFLNQKNCVLELAQRNSQASVPFALSSLGYGFLWNNPAIGKVTFGKNCTEWTALSAKQIDYWVTAGDEPAQILSNYAEVTGTVPLMPEYGLGLWQSKLRYQTQDELLSVARDYKQRGLPLDVIVVDFFHWPLQGEYQFDPAYWPDPAAMVAQLEAWGIKLMVSVWPTIDRNCSQFAEMHAKGLLVRAERGVATTMEFLGDTVFFDATNPKAREHVWKLIKQNYYDKGVRIFWLDEAEPEYAVYDFDNYRYHLGSTLQAGNIYPLKYAQGFYEGMVAEKQEHIVNLVRCAWAGSQRYGALVWSGDIDSSFESLRIQLAAGLNMGLAGIPWWTTDIGGFHGGVNTDPSFRECLIRWFQFATFSPVLRMHGDREPHNKPLSVSGGGQCASGAPNELWSFGQEAYGILENYLRLRERLRPYLRGLMAEAHRRGAPIMRPLFFDFPQDGQAWAVEDAYMFGPDVLVAPILFEGQRARDVYLPAGARWVSHGTGAVLDGGQVVNEPAPIEHLPVFFREGGSVRL